Proteins found in one Amblyraja radiata isolate CabotCenter1 chromosome 15, sAmbRad1.1.pri, whole genome shotgun sequence genomic segment:
- the LOC116981550 gene encoding gastrula zinc finger protein XlCGF8.2DB-like isoform X2 translates to METLFTSSQSELGFTQSSHQQVQAVEKPFPCPDCGKVFSQACNLKRHQRQAHDEEKLLPCPDCGKGFSQAGNLKRHQRIHSGEKPFSCSVCGKGFAASSGLQTHQRIHTGEKPFTCSVCGKGFTASSGLQTHYQIHTGERPFTCSECGQRFMQSSHLKTHQRIHTGERPFICSECGKGFIDVSGIQRHQQMHSGERPFICSECGKGFIHTSHLHSHQRIHTGEKPYICSVCGKGFIYSSELLRHQRIHTGERPFACSECGKKFIQSSQLKIHQRVHAPRKLFASPNCGQVNTDDLVTNQQIHTE, encoded by the exons ATGGAGACTTTATTCACTAGCTCTcagagtgagctgggattcactCAATCTTCCCACCAGCAAGTTCAAGCTGTGGAGAAACCATTTCCCTGTCCCGATTGTGGGAAG GTATTCTCTCAAGCCTGCAACCTGAAGAGACACCAACGGCAAGCTCACGATGAAGAGAAACTACTTCCCTGTCCcgattgtgggaagggattctctcaggctggcaacctgaagagaCACCAGAGAATTCACTCGGGTGAGAAGCCATTCTCCTGTTCTGTTTGTGGGAAGGGATTTGCTGCTTCATCTGGGCTACAGACACACCAGCGGATTCACACAGGTGAGAAGCCATTCACCTGTTCTGTTTGTGGGAAGGGATTTACTGCTTCATCTGGACTACAGACACACTATCAaattcacactggggagaggccgttcacgtgTTCTGAGTGTGGGCAGCGATTTATGCAGTCATCTCACCTAAAGACACACCAGCGGATTCACACTGGAGAGAGGCCGTTCATTTGTTCTGAGTGTGGAAAGGGATTTATTGACGTATCTGGGATACAGAGACACCAGCAGATGCACagcggggagaggccgttcatctgctctgagtgtgggaaaGGATTTATACATACATCTCACCTACACTCACACCAGCGGATTCACACTGGGGAGAAGCCGTACATTTGTtctgtgtgtgggaagggattcatttATTCATCTGAATTGTTGAGACACCAGCGAATTCACACAGGGGAGAGGCCATTCGCCTGCtccgagtgtgggaagaaattcaTTCAGTCTTCCCAGCTGAAGATCCACCAGCGAGTTCACGCTCCGAGGAAACTATTTGCCTCTCCCAACTGTGGGCAGGTCAACACTGATGATCTGGTGACCAACCAGCAAATTCACACTGagtag
- the LOC116981550 gene encoding zinc finger protein 214-like isoform X3: protein METLFTSSQSELGFTQSSHQQVQAVEKPFPCPDCGKVFTQANNLKRHQRQVHTEEKAIPCPDCWKVFSQACNLKRHQRQAHDEEKLLPCPDCGKGFSQAGNLKRHQRIHSGERPFACSECGKKFIQSSQLKIHQRVHAPRKLFASPNCGQVNTDDLVTNQQIHTE from the exons ATGGAGACTTTATTCACTAGCTCTcagagtgagctgggattcactCAATCTTCCCACCAGCAAGTTCAAGCTGTGGAGAAACCATTTCCCTGTCCCGATTGTGGGAAGGTATTCACTCAAGCAAACAACCTGAAGAGACACCAACGGCAAGTTCACACTGAGGAGAAAGCAATTCCCTGTCCAGATTGTTGGAAGGTATTCTCTCAAGCCTGCAACCTGAAGAGACACCAACGGCAAGCTCACGATGAAGAGAAACTACTTCCCTGTCCcgattgtgggaagggattctctcaggctggcaacctgaagagaCACCAGAGAATTCACTCGG GGGAGAGGCCATTCGCCTGCtccgagtgtgggaagaaattcaTTCAGTCTTCCCAGCTGAAGATCCACCAGCGAGTTCACGCTCCGAGGAAACTATTTGCCTCTCCCAACTGTGGGCAGGTCAACACTGATGATCTGGTGACCAACCAGCAAATTCACACTGagtag
- the LOC116981550 gene encoding gastrula zinc finger protein XlCGF8.2DB-like isoform X1 produces the protein METLFTSSQSELGFTQSSHQQVQAVEKPFPCPDCGKVFTQANNLKRHQRQVHTEEKAIPCPDCWKVFSQACNLKRHQRQAHDEEKLLPCPDCGKGFSQAGNLKRHQRIHSGEKPFSCSVCGKGFAASSGLQTHQRIHTGEKPFTCSVCGKGFTASSGLQTHYQIHTGERPFTCSECGQRFMQSSHLKTHQRIHTGERPFICSECGKGFIDVSGIQRHQQMHSGERPFICSECGKGFIHTSHLHSHQRIHTGEKPYICSVCGKGFIYSSELLRHQRIHTGERPFACSECGKKFIQSSQLKIHQRVHAPRKLFASPNCGQVNTDDLVTNQQIHTE, from the coding sequence ATGGAGACTTTATTCACTAGCTCTcagagtgagctgggattcactCAATCTTCCCACCAGCAAGTTCAAGCTGTGGAGAAACCATTTCCCTGTCCCGATTGTGGGAAGGTATTCACTCAAGCAAACAACCTGAAGAGACACCAACGGCAAGTTCACACTGAGGAGAAAGCAATTCCCTGTCCAGATTGTTGGAAGGTATTCTCTCAAGCCTGCAACCTGAAGAGACACCAACGGCAAGCTCACGATGAAGAGAAACTACTTCCCTGTCCcgattgtgggaagggattctctcaggctggcaacctgaagagaCACCAGAGAATTCACTCGGGTGAGAAGCCATTCTCCTGTTCTGTTTGTGGGAAGGGATTTGCTGCTTCATCTGGGCTACAGACACACCAGCGGATTCACACAGGTGAGAAGCCATTCACCTGTTCTGTTTGTGGGAAGGGATTTACTGCTTCATCTGGACTACAGACACACTATCAaattcacactggggagaggccgttcacgtgTTCTGAGTGTGGGCAGCGATTTATGCAGTCATCTCACCTAAAGACACACCAGCGGATTCACACTGGAGAGAGGCCGTTCATTTGTTCTGAGTGTGGAAAGGGATTTATTGACGTATCTGGGATACAGAGACACCAGCAGATGCACagcggggagaggccgttcatctgctctgagtgtgggaaaGGATTTATACATACATCTCACCTACACTCACACCAGCGGATTCACACTGGGGAGAAGCCGTACATTTGTtctgtgtgtgggaagggattcatttATTCATCTGAATTGTTGAGACACCAGCGAATTCACACAGGGGAGAGGCCATTCGCCTGCtccgagtgtgggaagaaattcaTTCAGTCTTCCCAGCTGAAGATCCACCAGCGAGTTCACGCTCCGAGGAAACTATTTGCCTCTCCCAACTGTGGGCAGGTCAACACTGATGATCTGGTGACCAACCAGCAAATTCACACTGagtag